In Antechinus flavipes isolate AdamAnt ecotype Samford, QLD, Australia chromosome 3, AdamAnt_v2, whole genome shotgun sequence, a genomic segment contains:
- the FXYD1 gene encoding phospholemman, whose protein sequence is MEPLTQLLFLCIALISVAKAEAPKERDPFTYDYQSLRIGGLVFAGVLFILGILIILSRRCRCKFNQQQKTGEPDEEEGTFRSSIRRLSSRRR, encoded by the exons ATGGAGCCCCTCACCCAGCTCTTGTTCCTCTGCATAGCCCTGATCTCAGTGGCCAAAGCTG AAGCTCCGAAGGAAAGAGACCCATTCACATATG aCTACCAGTCCCTGAGGATTGGAGGGCTAGTGTTTGCTGGCGTCCTCTTCATCCTGGGCATCCTCATCATCCTCA GCCGAAGATGTCGCTGCAAATTCAACCAACAGCAAAA AACTGGGGAGCCCGATGAAGAAGAGGGCACTTTCCGCAGTTCCATCCGCC GCCTCTCCAGCAGAAGGCGTTAG